In the Streptomyces cinnamoneus genome, TCCGGGATGCTCCAGCCCTCCAGTGTGCTGGCCGTCACCTTCACCAACCGCGCGGCGGGCGAGATGCGGGGCCGGCTGCGCCAGCTCGGCGCGGGCGGCGTGCAAGCCCGTACGTTCCACTCCGCCGCCCTGCGCCAGCTGCAGTACTTCTGGCCGAAGGCCGTGGGCGGCGAGCTGCCGCGGCTGGTCGACCGCAAGGTCCAGATCGTGGCGGAGGCCGCGGCCCGCTGCCGGGTCCGCCTCGATCGCAACGAGCTGCGGGACGTGACGGGCGAGATCGAGTGGGCGAAGGTCACCCAGACCGTGCCCGAGGACTATCCGGCCGCCGCCGCGAAGTCGGGCCGCGAGGTCCCCCGCGACCCCGCCGAGATCGCCGGCGTCTACGGCACGTACGAGCAGCTCAAGCGCGAGCGCGGTCTGATCGACTTCGAGGACGTGCTGCTGCTGACGGTGGGCGTGCTCCAGGACCGGCACGACATCGCCGACACGGTGCGCCGCCAGTACCAGCACTTCGTCGTCGACGAGTACCAGGACGTCAGCCCCCTCCAGCAGCGGCTGCTGGAGCTGTGGCTGGGCGACCGGGACAATCTGTGCGTGGTCGGCGACGCCAGCCAGACCATCTACTCCTTCACCGGCGCCACCCCCGATCACCTGCTCAACTTCCGCACCCGCCACCCGCACGCCACGGTCGTCAAGCTCGTCCGCGACTACCGCTCCACGCCCGAGGTGGTCCACCTGGCCAACGGCCTGCTGTCCCAGGCGCGGGGCAGGGCCGCGGAGAGCCGGCTGGAGCTGGTCTCCCAGCGCGGCCACGGCCCCCAGCCGGTCTACGGGGAGTACGCCGACGAGCCGGCCGAGGCGGAGGGCACCGCCCGCCGGGTGCGGGAGCTGATCGACTCCGGCGTGCCCGCCAGCGAGATCGCGATCCTCTACCGGATCAACGCCCAGTCCGAGGTCTACGAGCAGGCGCTCGCCGACGCCGGGGTGCCCTACCAGCTCCGGGGCGCCGAGCGGTTCTTCGAGCGGCCGGAGGTGCGCGAGGCGGGGCTGCTGCTGCGCGGCGCGGCCCGGGCCGGCGGCCACTCCGACCCCCAGCTGGCCGACGCGGAGGACGTGCCCTCCCAGGTGCGCGCGGTGCTGAGCACCCGCGGGTGGACGCCGGAGCCCCCGGCCGGCTCGGGCGCGGTGCGCGACCGCTGGGAGTCGCTGGCGGCTCTCGTGCGGCTCGCAGAGGACTTCGTGCGGGCCCGGCCGGACGCCACCCTGGGCGATCTGGTGGCGGAGCTGGACGAGCGGGCGAGCGCGCAGCACGCGCCGACCGTCGAGGGTGTGACGCTCGCCTCACTCCACGCCGCCAAGGGTCTGGAATGGGACGCCGTCTTCCTGGTCGGGCTCACCGAGGGCATGCTGCCGATCACCTACGCCAAGACCGACGAACAGGTGGAGGAGGAGCGCCGGCTCCTCTACGTCGGCGTCACCCGTGCCCGCGTCCACCTCAGCCTGTCCTGGGCCCTGTCCCGGGCCCCCGGCGGCCGCCCCTCCCGGCGCCCCACGCGCTTCCTCAACGGGCTGCGGCCGGGCTCCGCCGCCCCCCGGCCGGGCAGCCCGGCCGCGGGAGGCCGGGGCGGCGTCGAGCGGGGCGGGGCGCGCAAGCGGCGCGGATCGGCGCGCTGCCGGGTCTGCGGGAGGACGCTGACCGACGCGGGCGAGATCAAGCTGATGCGGTGCGAGGACTGCCCCTCGGAGCTCGACGAGGGGCTCTACGAGCGACTGCGCGACTGGCGGGCCGAGCAGGCCCGGCAGCTGGGGCAGCCCGCCTTCTGCGTCTTCACCGACAAGACACTGCTCGCGATCGCGGAGGCCGTTCCGGGAACCGAAGCGGAGCTGGTGTGCATCTCAGGAGTCGGAGGACGCAAGCTCGACAGGTTCGGTGCCGACGTCCTCGCCCTGTGCGCAGGCAAGGAGCCGACCTCGGCAGACGTGTCCCCGGACACCTCCGAAGAATCTCCGGAAAAATAGTTTGCGCACGCGGACGGCATACCCATAGCCTTCCGAGCAGGGAAACAACGGCCCTTCCGGGATCCGTTCGCTCCGTGCTGTACTGAACCGAAAAGCAGGGCCGGTCACGGCCCCCGAGACGCCGAGAGGAGGCGGAGACAATGATCAGCTTCATCGCCAGCAACAAAATGACCGATCGCCAGGTCGGCTCCGCCAGCATGCTCGGCTTCTCCGCCGCCGCCTTCCAGGGCACCGGTCTGCCCGGCGCCATGTCGTCCTTCCTCGAAGAGCGACCGACCAAGGCGTCTGCGGTAAAGGCGGCAGCGGTGGCACAGGCCAAGCCCTATGCCCTCGCAGCGGCGACCAATGGCGCCGGATCCCTGAACGCGCAGCACCAGCTCCACACGACGTGGGCCTTCCGTGGGCTCGAACCCTGGAGAGATCCAGCCTGATCGGCATGATCAGGTCGGCACCTTCCAGGGCCGCGGAACCCACACCGGGATCCGCGGCCCTTTTGTTTGCTCCCCACCCCGGGGAACCAGCCCGGCCACGAGCCGGAAACAACAGACGAGGAACACACACCGTGCAACTCAAGACGCACACCCCGTCAGTAGCCACCGACCTGATCCCCCCGCCTGTGCCCACGGAGGACACCTTGACCCCCCTCACCTCGCTCACCGACCTCGATGACGCCATCGAGAACCTCGGCGGCTCGGTTCCCTGCCGCAGCTATGACCCCGAGGTCTTCTTCGCCGAGTCGCCGGCCGACGTGGAGTACGCCAAGTCCCTCTGCCAGACGTGCCCGCTCCGTGAGGCATGCCTCGCCGGTGCCATGGACCGTCGTGAGCCCTGGGGTGTCTGGGGCGGCGAACTGTTCGTCCAGGGCGTGGTCGTCGCCCGCAAGCGTCCCCGTGGCCGCCCGCGCAAGAACCCGGTCGCCGCATGAACGTCTTCGGCACCATCGACCGCCCCACCACGCGCGACCCCAAGAAGCAGGACCCGACGATGCAGCGCCCGTCCCCGGAGCCATGCGGCTCCCGCATCCCCGCTCGTGAAACCACCGGTGCGACCGAGTCGCGCCAGAACAGGAACCTGGAAATGCAACTCATCCCAGAAGCCCTGGCCAGGGCTCATATGGACGACCGGCTGAGGGAGGCCGAGTCCCAACGCACGGCCATCCGCCTGGCAGCCGCCCGGCGGATGCAGCGGCGCGCCGAGCGCGCCTCGCTGCGTGCCCGCCGGGCCCTGGCCATGGCCGTGATGCACTGAAAGCCCGCGGGGCCGCTCCGTTCGGAGCCGGCCCCGCACCGTGTCGGGTGTGCCGAACGCGTCCGGGCCGTCCGCGGAGATATCGTCTGGGAGTGGACCAGAAGACGCACAAACCAGCGCAGTCGGATCCTGAGGCCACCGAGACCGCCGAGCCCCTGACCTGCGCTCGCTGTGGCACCCGAGCCCCCGGCGGCACGCCGCCGCCGACCTGGACCTGCTCGGTCGAGAACGGCAGCCGCCGCTACTTCTGCGACGACTGCGCCCGCGCCAACCTCAGAGCCATCGAAGGGCGCCTCGACTCGTCCTGGTGGTGAGCCGGACGCCCCCGACGAGCCTCAGGCGGGCGTCTCCTGGCTCCGGCCGGCCGCCGCGAACCCGGGCACCCACGCCTCCATCTCCTCCCGCAGCCGCACCGTGGCGTTGAGCTGACACAGCACCCCTATGGTGCTCATCGTCACCCGGTGGATCAGCAGATACGCCGGGGGCAGATTGAGCCGCCGGGCCAGCTGGTAGGCGGGGGAGCGGGGATCGGCGATCCGGGTCGCCTGCGCGCGCATCCAGTCCCGGGTGAAGGTGAACTCCGTCACCTGGGCCGGCTCGATGATCGGCAGCAGATACTCGAGGACCGCCCCCGGGTCCAGCTCGATCTCCGGCTTGACGAAGCCCTCCTCCCGCAGCAGCTCGTGGACCGCCTCCGCCTCGCCGTCCAGCGTGAGCCGCAGCGCCGTGCCTATCTGCACGGGAAGTCCCTGCGGCAGCCGGTCGACCGTGCCGAAGTCCAGTACTCCCAGCCGCCACTTCTCCGGCGGGCCGTCGGGGGCGTCACCGGTCACCAGCCGGAAGTTGCCCGGGTGGGGATCGGCGTGCAGCAGCCCCGTGCGGGCCGCGCCGGAGAAGAGGAAACGGGCCAGCAGCTGACCCGCCCGGTCCCGCTGCTCCTGGGTGCCGTCCGCTATCACCTCGGACAGCGGCACCCCTTCGAGCCACTCGGTCACCAGCACCTGGTCGCTCTGGTGGACCACGTCCGGCACCACCACGTCGGCGTCCCCGGCGAACTCCCGGGCGTGGGCGCCCTGTGCCCGGGCCTCCAGCTCATAGTCCAGCTCCTCGGACACCCGGTCGCGCAGCTCGGTGATCAGCGGCTTGATGTCCATGCCGGGCACCAGCGGCCCCAGCAGCTTGGCGAACCGGCCCAGTTGGGTCAGATCGGAGAGCAGCGCCTCACCCGCCCCGGGGTACTGCACCTTGACCGCGACCTCGCGTCCGTCATGCCATACGGCCCGGTGCACCTGTCCGATCGACGCCGCCGCCGAAGGACGGTCGTCGAACTCTTCGAACAGCTCCCGCCAGTCCGCTCCGAGCCGCTCGGCGAGCGCCGCGTGCACCGTCTTCACCGGCATCGGCGGCGCGGCCTCCTGAAGCTTGGTCAGCGCGGCGCGGTAGGGCCCGGCGACCTGCTCGGGAAGAGCCGACTCGAAGACGGACAACGCCTGACCGAGCTTCATGGCGCCGCCCTTGAGCTGCCCCAGGGTCGCGAACAACTGCTCGGCCGTGCGCTGCTGCAGTTCGGCGGCGATGATCTCCGCCGGCCGCCCTCCGATGCGCTTCCCCAGCCCGAGCGCCGTGCGCCCCGCGAACCCCAACGGCAACGCGGCCAACTTGACGGTCCGGGTGACCGCCTTGCGGGGTAGATCAGACATGCGCCCCTCCAACTAGCTGAACAGCCACGCCGCGGACGGCGGTTACCGGGTCATTGTCCCGTGCGGTGCCCGTGTGACTCCGGCATGCCGGGATGTGGGGATCCCGCCGCGCCGCACGGACACCGCGGATGCGGCTCGACGGGCCGGGGAGTCCAGGCCGGACCCGGCAGGGCCAGCTCCAGACGGACCCCCGCGCCCGACGTGGACCCACCGTCGAGAAAGGCCAGCGCCCGCGCCACGGTCAGCCCCGCCACGACCGTGGCCAGTGCCATGTCGCAAGACGGTACTCCCGCCGCCCGGCCGGACCTCCACTGGGCGAGCATCCGAGGCCACGCCGGGTCCCGCTCGGCCCTCGCCAGCTCCACACAGCCCGCGCACGCCGTCCCGCCCGGCAGCACCAGGGGCCCCACCACCCCTGTGGCCTCCAGCACCCCCGCGTACAGATGGGGCGTGCCGGAGAGGAGCAACTCCTCCGAGGCGGCCACGTCCGGGGCGTACGCCGCGAGCCCGTCGCGCGGCGCGAGGATCACCAGCGCCAGCCGGGGAACCGCGTCGGAACCCCGGTCACCGCCGCCGGCCCGGGCCCGCGGCGGGGGCACCGGAGCGGCCTCCCGCACGACTTGCCGCACGGTCGCGTCCCGCCGCTCCCCGCTCCGCCCGGTCCGCACTCCGCCGGGCGCGACGTCCCACGGTTCGACGCAGCCGCCGTCCAGCACGTCGACCCGCCCCACTCCGGAGGCCGACAGCAGGGCCGCCACGGTGGCCCCCACCCGCCCCGCTCCCCGCACCTGGACCCGCATGCTCTGCCGCGCCGCCATCAGCCTCATGGGCGCGCCCGGTTCGGCATGGAGCACCGACAGCGAGCCCAGGTCCGGCCGCAACCGCGCCAGCCCGTCACCGCCCCGGCCCCGCAACGCCGCGGCCCCCTCGCCGCCACCCCGCGGATCGTCCAGCAGCCCGGCTCCGGCCAGCCGCTCCACCACGGCGTCCGCCCGGCCCTCCGGCAGCCCGATCCGCCGCGCCTCCTCACGGAGCAGCGGCATGCCGCGCGTACCGTCCAGGAGGCCGAGGAAACAGCTCGTCGCCGTGTCCAGCGGTCCCACGACCACCGCGTGCGCGGGCGCGGCACCGAACTGGACGCTGTCGCGGTTGCGCCAGGCCCGCCGCAGCGCGGGCTTGATCATCGGATGCGCGGAGTCCGGCAGCGCGGCAGCCCCGGCGCGCACCGGCCCGGCACTCAGGCCCCCGGCCCCCGCCGGAGCCGGCCTCCCGGCCTTCCCCTTCTCCATCCGCACCCGGGTCTGCGCCTGGGCCCGGGGCGGCGTCTGCGGCCGGTCCCGCGGCTGCGGCTGCGGCTGTGACCGCCCCCCGGGCCGGGCGTGCGTCTGCTGCGGCGCCTGTGCCTGCGCCTGCTTCTGCTGGGGCGTCGGCGCCTGGGCCTTCATCCGCTGGGTCTGGGTCTTCGTCTGCATGGTCCCCCCTGGATCGGGCTTCAGCTTGCCCGCCCCAGACGGTCACCGTGCGGAGTTGTCCACAGGCTCGGGGTGATTGTCATACAAGTCAGGTGTGGCATTGCCCGCGTTTCCCCGACAAGCGACCGAGGCTCAGGACTTCCCGCGCCGCCAGCGGGTAACGTCGGGGCGTGCCCGTCGATCCTCTGCACAGTGCCGCAAGACCGCCGCGCAGCGCTTCGAGCCCGCTCACCAGGGCCCCGGAGGCCGGCGCGGTCGAGGTCCGCAGGAGCGCGCGCCGACGCAGGACGGTCTCGGCCTACCGCGAGGGCGACCGCACCGTCGTCCTCATCCCGGCCCGGATGTCGGACGCGGAGGAGAAGCGCTGGGTGACCGTGATGCTCGACAAGCTCGCGGCCCAGGAGAGCAAGCGGATGCTCGGCGACGCCGAGCTGGCCGACCGGGCCCGCAGCCTGTCCGAGCAGTACCTGCGCGGCCGGGCCCGGCCCGCCTCGGTCCGCTGGGTCACCAACCAGAACACCCGCTGGGGCTCGTGCACCCCCGCCGAGGGCAGCATCCGCCTCTCGCACCGCCTGCAGGGCATGCCCGAGTACGTCGTGGACTACGTCCTCCTCCACGAGCTGGCGCACCTGCTGGTACCCGGGCACGGGCCGGAGTTCTGGCGGCTTTTGGAGTCGTACCCGCGCACCGAGCGGGCCCGGGGCTACCTGGAGGGAGTGGTCTCCGCCGACCGGCTGCCCCGCCTCCCCGGCGCCCGCACCGAGTGACGCACGGCCGCGGGGGAACGCCGCATGCCCGCACCGCATGACGGACGCCCACCCCCATGACGCGTGCCCGAAAAGACGGACGCCCGAAATGTGCAGCCGCCCGAGCCGCGTGACGCACGCCCGCGGGGAACGACGTACGCCCGCGCGCGGCGCGTGCCTTCCCGTCACGCACGCCCCTCGTGACGCGCACCCGCCGGCTTCCCGGAATCTGCCGTCGCCCCCGGAATCACCCGCTGTCGTCCTCAGCCGTTAGCCTGTCGCAACGCAGTCATCGCAGCACGGATGGGGGACGGTCGTCACGCATGTCCAGGGAATTCCAGCGCGGCCACAAGGCCAAGATCACTGACCTGACGGCGGGGACCGATCTGTACGTGGGAGTGCAGATCGGCGGCCCCGGTCTGACCTTCGACATCAGTTGCTTCGGCCTCGACGCCGACGAGCGGCTCTCCGACGACCGGTACTTCGTCTTCTTCAACCAGCCCAAGTCGCCCGAGGAGGCCGTTCAGCAGCTCGGGGCGCAGGCCGGCGACACGGAGTCGTTCCGCGTCACGCTCGACCGCGTCCCGGCGCACATCCGCAAGCTCACCTTCACGGCGACCCTCGACGGCGCCGGCCAGATGTCGCAGGTCGGGCCCGGTTACCTCCGTGTCGTCGCCGGCGGGGTGGAGGTGGCCCGCTACTCCTTCACCGGTGCGGAGTTCAGCACCGAGCGCGCGGTGATGCTCGGCGACCTCTACCTGAAGGACGTCTGGCGGTTCGCCGCCGTCGGGCAGGGCTTCGACGGCGGACTGGAGGCGCTGCTGCGCAACTTCGGCGGCGAGGTGCTGGAAGAGGAGGAGCCCGCCCCGGCCGCCGGCGCCCCCGCTGCCGCCCCCTCCTTCGCGCCTCCCGCGCAGGCCAGCGCGCCGCCGGCCTTCGCCCCGCCCGGAGCGGCGGCCGCCGCCGCATCCCCGGCGCCCCAGGCCCCGGCCCCCGCGCCCGCCCACAGCTTCGCGCCCCCGCCGGGCAGCACTCCGCCCCCGGTGCCTCCGGCCGCCTCGCAGCAGGTGCACGCGGCCCCTACCCTCGCTGCCCCCATCGCGCCGCCCGGACACTTCTCCGGCGGCCAGACACCCCCTCGCGGCGTCGTCGCGCCGCCCGGCCCGCCCGGCGTCCCCGGCCAGCACGCTCCGTACGGCCAGCCGCCCCCGCCGCCCCAGGCGCCCCCCGCCCACCAGTCGTACGGCGCCCCCGTCGTGCCCGCGCAGCCCTACCCGGGCGCCCAGCAGGCCGCCCCGTACGGCCAGCCCGGCCACCCCGGCCAGCAGCCCTACGGCCACCCGGCGCAGCCCGCCCCGGCCCCGTACGGCGCTCCCGGCGCCCACGCCGCGCCCGGTCCGGCGGTGCCCGGTGTGCAGGCGGCGCTCGAGAAGTACCGCGAGGCCCCCAACGGCCAGCGCTGGACGCCGCAGAACGCCAAGCTCATCCGCGTCGACCTCGGCGCGGACCCGCAGCCGGTGCTGGCGCGGCAGGGCAGCATGGTGCTCTACCAGGGCAAGGTCGACTTCAGCTACAAGGGTGCGGGCGTCATGAGCCGCATCGTGGGCAACGCGACGGGCCAGGAGATGCAGCTGATGCGCTGCACCGGCCGGGGACAGGTCTTCCTCGCCGAGAACTCCGCGCATGTCCACCCCATCCAGCTGGAGAACGAGGCGATCTGCGTCTCCGCCGACGCGGTCCTCGCCTTCGACGAGTCGCTGCACTACGAGGTCCGCAGGATCGAGGGCCACGGCATCCCCGGCGGCGCGCTGTTCACGATGCAGTTCCAGGGCATGGGCACCGTCGTGGTCAAGACCCACGGCACGCCCGTCGTGCTCCCCGTCACCCCCACCACCTACGCCGACAGCAACGCCATCGTGGCCTGGTCGGCCGGTGCCCAGGTGATCGTCTCCAGCCAGGTGCGGCTGCGGCGCAACTCCTACCCGGGCTACAGCGGAGAAGCCGTGAACCTCCAGTTCCGCGGTGCGCCCGGAAACTTCATCGTCGTCCAGCCCTACGAGGTCTGAGGGAGCCCGAAATGACCATGAATCAGACACCGTTCCCGGGCCACGCCCCGGCCCCGGTGGCCGCCCGCATGGAGAACCACGGCAGCAACATGCTGAAGGTCGCCCTGCAGACGGGTCACGACCTCTTCGCCCGCAGCGGCTCGATGATCGCCTACGAGGGCTACGTCCAGTACGACCCGAACCCACCGGCCGTCCGGCAGATGGCCTCCCAGTGGCTCACCGGCGAGGGCATGCCGCTCATGCGGTGCCACGGCGACGGCCTGCTCTACCTCGCCGACTACGGGGCGGACGTCATCTGCGTCCAGCTCAACGGCGACGCCCTGTCCGTCAACGGCACCAACGTGCTCGCCTTCGACGCCCACCTCCAGTGGGGCGTCGAGCGCGTCAAGGGCATGGCGAAGTTCGCCGGCCAGGGCCTGTTCAACGTGGCCATCAGCGGCACCGGATGGGTGGCGCTCACCTCCCGCGGCACCCCGATCGTCGTGGACTGCGGCCGGGGCGAGGACGAGACCTACGTCGACCCGGACGCGCTCGTGGCCTGGTCGAGCAATCTCAAGATGAAGGGCAAGCGCAGCTTCAAGGCATCCTCGCTGGTCGGGCGGGGCAGCGGCGAGGCGTACCAACTGGGCTTCTCCGGCGAGGGCTTCGTCGTCGTCCAGCCCAGCGAGGACAGCACCGACCGGCTCCGGGCCCGGGGCTGAGGGGGAGCGAGAAGAACATGCAGAGCCCGCTTTTCGGCCACACCGAGGCCCAGACGCAGGACCGCTACGCCTTGCAGAACCCGCAGCTGCTGCGGGTCTCCCTGACCGGCCACGAGGACGTCCTCGCCCGCAAGGGCTCGATGGTCGCCTACCAGGGCATCATCGAGTTCGACGCCGAGTACCAGACCCGCGGCCAGCAGCACGCCCGCGCCCACACGGGCGAGGGCCTGGACCTGATGCGCTGCTCGGGCCAGGGCACGCTCTACTTCGCCAACCTCGCGCAGTACGTCCACGTGGTGGACGTCGACCACCAGGGGCTGACCGTGGACGGCTCCTACGTCCTCGCGCTGGACTCCACCCTGCACTGGGACACCTACGCGGTGGACAGCCATCACGGGATCTCCGGGGCGGGCTCCCACCAGCTCAACATCTCCGGCCAGGGCAAGGTGGCCCTGATGAC is a window encoding:
- a CDS encoding ATP-dependent DNA helicase UvrD2, with amino-acid sequence MTAATHSTLFPQVPASADAVLDGLDPEQREVATALSGPVCVLAGAGTGKTRAITHRIAYGVRSGMLQPSSVLAVTFTNRAAGEMRGRLRQLGAGGVQARTFHSAALRQLQYFWPKAVGGELPRLVDRKVQIVAEAAARCRVRLDRNELRDVTGEIEWAKVTQTVPEDYPAAAAKSGREVPRDPAEIAGVYGTYEQLKRERGLIDFEDVLLLTVGVLQDRHDIADTVRRQYQHFVVDEYQDVSPLQQRLLELWLGDRDNLCVVGDASQTIYSFTGATPDHLLNFRTRHPHATVVKLVRDYRSTPEVVHLANGLLSQARGRAAESRLELVSQRGHGPQPVYGEYADEPAEAEGTARRVRELIDSGVPASEIAILYRINAQSEVYEQALADAGVPYQLRGAERFFERPEVREAGLLLRGAARAGGHSDPQLADAEDVPSQVRAVLSTRGWTPEPPAGSGAVRDRWESLAALVRLAEDFVRARPDATLGDLVAELDERASAQHAPTVEGVTLASLHAAKGLEWDAVFLVGLTEGMLPITYAKTDEQVEEERRLLYVGVTRARVHLSLSWALSRAPGGRPSRRPTRFLNGLRPGSAAPRPGSPAAGGRGGVERGGARKRRGSARCRVCGRTLTDAGEIKLMRCEDCPSELDEGLYERLRDWRAEQARQLGQPAFCVFTDKTLLAIAEAVPGTEAELVCISGVGGRKLDRFGADVLALCAGKEPTSADVSPDTSEESPEK
- a CDS encoding WhiB family transcriptional regulator encodes the protein MQLKTHTPSVATDLIPPPVPTEDTLTPLTSLTDLDDAIENLGGSVPCRSYDPEVFFAESPADVEYAKSLCQTCPLREACLAGAMDRREPWGVWGGELFVQGVVVARKRPRGRPRKNPVAA
- a CDS encoding ABC1 kinase family protein — translated: MSDLPRKAVTRTVKLAALPLGFAGRTALGLGKRIGGRPAEIIAAELQQRTAEQLFATLGQLKGGAMKLGQALSVFESALPEQVAGPYRAALTKLQEAAPPMPVKTVHAALAERLGADWRELFEEFDDRPSAAASIGQVHRAVWHDGREVAVKVQYPGAGEALLSDLTQLGRFAKLLGPLVPGMDIKPLITELRDRVSEELDYELEARAQGAHAREFAGDADVVVPDVVHQSDQVLVTEWLEGVPLSEVIADGTQEQRDRAGQLLARFLFSGAARTGLLHADPHPGNFRLVTGDAPDGPPEKWRLGVLDFGTVDRLPQGLPVQIGTALRLTLDGEAEAVHELLREEGFVKPEIELDPGAVLEYLLPIIEPAQVTEFTFTRDWMRAQATRIADPRSPAYQLARRLNLPPAYLLIHRVTMSTIGVLCQLNATVRLREEMEAWVPGFAAAGRSQETPA
- a CDS encoding ThiF family adenylyltransferase; this translates as MIKPALRRAWRNRDSVQFGAAPAHAVVVGPLDTATSCFLGLLDGTRGMPLLREEARRIGLPEGRADAVVERLAGAGLLDDPRGGGEGAAALRGRGGDGLARLRPDLGSLSVLHAEPGAPMRLMAARQSMRVQVRGAGRVGATVAALLSASGVGRVDVLDGGCVEPWDVAPGGVRTGRSGERRDATVRQVVREAAPVPPPRARAGGGDRGSDAVPRLALVILAPRDGLAAYAPDVAASEELLLSGTPHLYAGVLEATGVVGPLVLPGGTACAGCVELARAERDPAWPRMLAQWRSGRAAGVPSCDMALATVVAGLTVARALAFLDGGSTSGAGVRLELALPGPAWTPRPVEPHPRCPCGAAGSPHPGMPESHGHRTGQ
- a CDS encoding M48 family metallopeptidase → MPVDPLHSAARPPRSASSPLTRAPEAGAVEVRRSARRRRTVSAYREGDRTVVLIPARMSDAEEKRWVTVMLDKLAAQESKRMLGDAELADRARSLSEQYLRGRARPASVRWVTNQNTRWGSCTPAEGSIRLSHRLQGMPEYVVDYVLLHELAHLLVPGHGPEFWRLLESYPRTERARGYLEGVVSADRLPRLPGARTE
- a CDS encoding TerD family protein, whose product is MSREFQRGHKAKITDLTAGTDLYVGVQIGGPGLTFDISCFGLDADERLSDDRYFVFFNQPKSPEEAVQQLGAQAGDTESFRVTLDRVPAHIRKLTFTATLDGAGQMSQVGPGYLRVVAGGVEVARYSFTGAEFSTERAVMLGDLYLKDVWRFAAVGQGFDGGLEALLRNFGGEVLEEEEPAPAAGAPAAAPSFAPPAQASAPPAFAPPGAAAAAASPAPQAPAPAPAHSFAPPPGSTPPPVPPAASQQVHAAPTLAAPIAPPGHFSGGQTPPRGVVAPPGPPGVPGQHAPYGQPPPPPQAPPAHQSYGAPVVPAQPYPGAQQAAPYGQPGHPGQQPYGHPAQPAPAPYGAPGAHAAPGPAVPGVQAALEKYREAPNGQRWTPQNAKLIRVDLGADPQPVLARQGSMVLYQGKVDFSYKGAGVMSRIVGNATGQEMQLMRCTGRGQVFLAENSAHVHPIQLENEAICVSADAVLAFDESLHYEVRRIEGHGIPGGALFTMQFQGMGTVVVKTHGTPVVLPVTPTTYADSNAIVAWSAGAQVIVSSQVRLRRNSYPGYSGEAVNLQFRGAPGNFIVVQPYEV
- a CDS encoding AIM24 family protein, whose product is MNQTPFPGHAPAPVAARMENHGSNMLKVALQTGHDLFARSGSMIAYEGYVQYDPNPPAVRQMASQWLTGEGMPLMRCHGDGLLYLADYGADVICVQLNGDALSVNGTNVLAFDAHLQWGVERVKGMAKFAGQGLFNVAISGTGWVALTSRGTPIVVDCGRGEDETYVDPDALVAWSSNLKMKGKRSFKASSLVGRGSGEAYQLGFSGEGFVVVQPSEDSTDRLRARG
- a CDS encoding AIM24 family protein — protein: MQSPLFGHTEAQTQDRYALQNPQLLRVSLTGHEDVLARKGSMVAYQGIIEFDAEYQTRGQQHARAHTGEGLDLMRCSGQGTLYFANLAQYVHVVDVDHQGLTVDGSYVLALDSTLHWDTYAVDSHHGISGAGSHQLNISGQGKVALMTSGQPLMLQVTPDKVVSADADAVVAWSTSLRVQMQAQTSSSGVWRRRGSTGEGWELSFAGHGYALVQPSELLPPQGAQIGQGLAAQYGFGQQGAHGQNHGNIWSN